Genomic segment of Syngnathus acus chromosome 10, fSynAcu1.2, whole genome shotgun sequence:
gtaagggttagagttagggttagggtttcaaagtagggttggTTTAGGGTGAGactttagggttagagttagagttagggttagggttagggtttagggttacggttagggttaggatttcaaaggtgggtaagggttagggttagggttagggttaggggttagggttagggttagggttagggttagggttagggtttcaaaggtgggtaagggttagagttaaggttagggtttcaaagtagggttggGTTTAGGGTGAGactttagggttagagttagagttagggttagggttagggtttagggttacggttagggtttcaaaggtgggtaagggttagagttaaggttagggtttagggtttcaaagtagggttagggttagagggttagggttagagctagggttagggctctagccctagggttagagctagggttagagttaggtttagggttagagttagggttagggttagggtttagggttagggtttcaaaggtgggtaagggttagagttaaggttagggtttcaaagtagggttggGTTTAGGGTGAGactttagggttagagttagagttagggttagggtttagggttacggttagggttaggatttcaaaggtgggtaagggttagagttaaggttagggtttagggtttcaaagtagggttagggttagagggttagggttagagctagggttagggctctagccctagggttagggttagggttagagctagggttagggttagggttagagctagggttaaccCTAagcctaactctaaccctaaacctaaccctaacccccccccagACAGTGCAGACGGCCAAGGTCTGCCAGATCGAAATaaccgactggttagtgacacgcGCTTTTGCTCGGTAAGAccctggttcgatcccaggtatATGTGAGCATATACCAGAATGTGCTTTTCGAGTTGAAACCCTCGCTTTAtaggcaaacaaatgcaagtatttatgtgtaaatacatgAGGTGGCCCCGCCCCCAAGTTGGCGGAGCAAACAAATGGGGGCCGGGtgaattagggtttcaaagtaggtttagggtttcgaagtagggttagggtttcaaagtggagttagggtttgggttagaattagggtttaggcttagggtttcaaagtagggttggGTTTAGGGTGAGACTTTAGGGTTTGGGttaaaggttagggttagggtttagggttacggttagggtttcaaaggtgggtaagggttagagttaaggttagggtttagggtttcaaagtagggttagggttagagggttagggttagagctagggttagagttaggtttagggttagagttagggttagggttaggattagggttagggttagggttagggtttagggttacggttagggtttcaaaggtgggtaagggttagagttaaggttagggtttagggtttcaaagtagggttagggttagagctagggttagagttaggtttagggttagagttagggttagggtttagggttacggttagggtttcaaagtagggttggGTTTAGGGTGAGactttagggttagagttagagttagggttagggtttagggttacggttagggtttcaaaggtgggtaagggttagagttaaggttagggtttagggtttcaaagtagggttagggttagagggttagggttagagctagggttagggctctAGCcctaggttagggttagggttagggttagggttagggttagggttagggttagagctagggttagggctctagccctagggttagagctagggttagagttaggtttagggttagagttagggttagggtttagggttagggtttcaaaggtgggtaagggttagagttaaggttagggtttcaaagtagggttggGTTTAGGGTGAGactttagggttagagttagagttagggttagggttagggtttagggttacggttagggttaggatttcaaaggtgggtaagggttagagttaaggttagggtttagggtttcaaagtagggttagggttagagggttagggttagagctagggttagggctctagccctagggttagggttagggttagagctagggttagggttagggttagagctagggttaaccCTAagcctaactctaaccctaaacctaaccctaaccccaccCCCAGACAGTGCAGACGGCCAAGGTCTGCCAGATCGAAATaaccgactggttagtgacacgcGCTTTTGCTCGGTAAGAccctggttcgatcccaggtatATGTGAGCATATACCAGAATGTGCTTTTCGAGTTGAAACCCTCGCTTTAtaggcaaacaaatgcaagtatttatgtgtaaatacatgAGGTGGCCCCGCCCCCAAGTTGGCGGAGCAAACAAATGGGGGCCGGGtgaattagggtttcaaagtaggtttagggtttcgaagtagggttagggtttcaaagtggagttagggtttgcgttagaattagggtttaggcttagggtttcaaagtagggttggGTTTAGGGTGAGACTTTAGGGTTTGGGttaaaggttagggttagggtttagggttacggttagggtttcaaaggtgggtaagggttagagttaaggttagggtttagggtttcaaagtagggttagggttagagggttagggttagagctagggttagagttaggtttagggttagagttagggttagggttaggattagggttagggttagggttagggtttagggttacggttagggttagggtttcaaaggtgggtaagggttagagttaaggttagggtttagggtttcaaagtagggttagggttagagctagggttagagttaggtttagggttagagttagggttagggtttagggttacggttagggtttcaaagtagggttggGTTTAGGGTGAGactttagggttagagttagagttagggttagggttagggtttagggttacggttagggtttcaaaggtgggtaagggttagagttaaggttagggtttagggtttcaaagtagggttagggttagaggattagggttagagctagggttagggctctagccctagggttagagctagggttagagttaggtttagggttagagttagagttagggttagggttagggttagggtttagggttagggtttcaaaggtgggtaagggttagagttaaggttagggtttcaaagtagggttggGTTTAGGGTGAGactttagggttagagttagagttagggttagggttagggtttagggttacggttagggttaggatttcaaaggtgggtaagggttagggttagggttagggttagggttagggttagggttagggttagggtttcaaaggtgggtaagggttagagttaaggttagggtttcaaagtagggttggGTTTAGGGTGAGactttagggttagagttagagttagggttagggtttagggttacggttagggtttcaaaggtgggtaagggttagagttaaggttagggtttagggtttcaaagtagggttagggttagagggttagggttagagctagggttagggctctagccctagggttagagctagggttagagttaggtttagggttagagttagggttagggttagggttagggtttagggttagggtttcaaaggtgggtaagggttagagttaaggttagggtttcaaagtagggttggGTTTAGGGTGAGactttagggttagagttagagttagggttagggttagggttagggtttagggttacggttagggttaggatttcaaaggtgggtaagggttagagttaaggttagggtttagggtttcaaagtagggttagggttagagggttagggttagagctagggttagggctctagccctagggttagggttagggttagagctagggttagggttagagctagggttaaccCTAagcctaactctaaccctaaacctaaccctaaccctaaccctaaccccccccaggaagacagggaaaaaaacagttggaGTCTaggactcaccgttctcaaaataagggggggaacatatcctcacggggcaacCTGAAAAGAtacgttcttttgaacgaatcgttcactcacgagccaacactcgCGGCCAATGATTGTATAGGTTATTGGGGGTGCGACGTTGCCATGGTAGCTGGTTTAATCGTAATGCCTCGTCTCGGTTTCGACTTGAATGCCGTTCGTGTTTCCATTCACAACTTAGTATCGTCCTCATTTTACTTTAAATGCTACTCGTTGTCTTCTCGTGTGAACAGATCGCGGATGCTAAACTAGCTTGCTAGCCAACGTAAACATGTCGAGTTTATCCTCCTGAGTGGATAATCCTCATCTCTTCTGACCTCACCGGTTAGCTGCGACAAGTGACTGGCGAATGGAACGACGGGTTGCCACTTTTGTGGCCGGATAAGCATCTAGTTTGACGGCGTGCGTCGTTATTATCctcctttatttattattttaacgtGATCCGTTGTTATCcacattttccaaataaagatggaaattaatttaaatCGAGTTGACTATATCCAGGTAAATCATCTTTCTATCTGCTTTATTAGTATTATGTGGATATTTAAGAACGTTAAACTATTCTATGTGACACTGGTTGGTTCCTACAATTTGCAGGTTGGCGTAACAGCCCAAAAAACCATGAGGCTGCTGCCAGCACTTGGAAAAAAAGCCACTCAGAAGGTTTCCTCAATTGATACCTATCCATACCGAGCAATTTGTGTGAATCTCAATGCAATAAGCTTTAaactgatgtgttttttttgtcattgttgcaGGTGGCTGTTGCTGACCAAGACGGCGTActgacatgttttgggatgAAGAAATGCGACGCAGTAGTGAGTCAACTTCGCTGGTgtattttgtccatattttGTGGCTAATTTGTGGCCTATGTTTCACAGCCTGTCTTCAAAACACTCCCGGGGCAGAAAATATGCCGAATGGACCTTGGCGGAGCGGTGGGAACCCCGCAAGAGAAGATCTTTGTCTGCTCAGGCTCTCAAGTGCGAGGATTCACCAAGAAGGGGAAACAGTTCCTCACTTTTGACGCCAATCTTACCGAGAGCATCAATGCCATGTAGGCAGCAACTCCATCAAGTATCTAGAATATGGCTGACTCATGGGACACGCATATGAGAACATTTGATCGGTCCTACCATGGATTAATTtatgcagcccccccccccccccgtaaaATAAACTGCATTTGTGATTGTAGTTTGTAGCTGAAATTAATATAACAGTTACTCACGCTCACTTACAATCCTTATTCAGAAAGTTTTATCGAAAATCGACACTGAAAATACCTGGTCCACCCACCTTGTCCTTTGTCCTACGCAGGCAGGTGTCTGGCGCTGACCTTTTTCTGTGCGCCAGCTACATCTACAACCATTACTGTGACTGCAAGGACCAGGACTACTTCCTGTCAGGAGACAAGATCAACGACATCATCTGTTTGTCTTCAGAGAACCTGGCTCGTACCATCCCTGTGCTGGCGTGTCAAGATCGTGTTCTCAGGGTGCTGCAGGTAGACAAGGTTATTTCTACTCCTGATTGTCCAACAGGATTTAGGTCAATTaaactttgccttttttctttaaatgcatCAGGGATCTGAGCTGGCCTACGAGGTGGAAGTGCCCGGACAGCCATCTGTGCTAGAATGCTACAACAAAGATGGAGGCAACTCAGTccccttttgttttgatgacaaGATCCTTATGCTGTCATGTGAATCGCATGAATTTCATTCCCCTCTCAGGAGATGCCATTCTCTATGGAACAACGGATGGCAAAATTGGCTCAGTTCACATCGGCGAGGGTTCAGCGACAACCAAATGGGAGATTGACAACGACAAAAAGAAAGGAGGTACCGTACTGTGCTGTTTAGGTAACAGGTGGCATGTGCGGTTGTACCCAATAAAATGCACTGCGATAGGAATTCTCTGCCTCGACACCTACGACATCACTGGTGACGGCGTGAGGGACCTCCTGGTGGGACGTGATGACGGGATGGTTGCCGTCTACGGCTTTGACAGCACCAACGAGCCCACGCAACGCTTTGAACATGTGAGCGGTCTTTAAATGTAGACTTGATCAGTCAGTCTCATGAAACCGACTTGTAATTTTCCTCCTTTGCCTGGCACAGGCTTTGTCAGAAAGCGTGACCTCCATTCAGGGAGGCTGTGTGGGAAAGGAGTCCTATGATGAGATCCTAACTGCCACCTATACAGGTGACATTGCTTACGCACTCCATTTAACATTGAGTTTGCACGATCCCTAACCTTCACAAGCTCTTAAAATACTCAAAATGTAACTGAGAAAGGCATTCTTTTCATCAAAGCATTATTTTGAATCATGCTTTTAACGTTTTCCCTTCTAGCCTATCAATCAAGTGCATCCAAGCAGACGAATCTCAATGCCTTTTGGGGCTGTCTTGCGTTTTTCCAGGTTGGGTGACAGGATTGACCACGGAGCCTCAAAAGGTTGAATTGGGTGCGGGAGACGAGGTTAGGATAAGTAAAGAGGTTCAGGCCAAAGTGGAAGCCCTCAGGTAACCGCCGCCGCTGACAACTTTGGTCTCCAGAGCAACACGTGGAAACGCGAGGCATTCTTTCACCGTAGGGCGGAGCTGGAGCAGCTCCAGGTCAAAGTTCAAGTGGGCCGCGAGCAGTACCAACAGACGTCATTGTCCAAGACAGCTGTCTCTGTGGTGCCCACCTTCAGCATCAACGACAAGTTTACGCTGTGCCAGGACGATGCCAGCTACAGCCTCACGCTGGAGGTCCAGACAGCCATTGACAACCTGCTGCTCCAGGTACTTGCTGACTTGGTAAAGCTTTAAAGGGGACATGTTgggcttttgttttctgaaaACCATTACAATGGTACTTTGACTTAATTGCAGTATGTTTTTGTATAGTACAATGTAATATGGGAAGAATGTGATACGGactgtatattttaaaatgcaatttttccTTCAAATTCCACAAAATTAATGTTCATTTTCTATTATCACTTCTCCATTTGTGcataaaactaaaatgtttttagcaGGACAATTGATGGATACAAATAAATCATCCAGCATAAAATACCATTTAAAATACCATTCAAAATATCTGGCAGTCCGACTTGTCTCCGTCTCTTGTAGAGCGATGTCCCCATCGACCTGCTGGACGTGGACAACAACTCAGCGGTGGTCAGCTTCAGCGAGTGCGACTCTGAGGTGAACCTTATGCATGAAAAATTGGTTTTCTTGTTGACTGACTAGTGACTCCCATTTTGAAATCCTCTCTGTCTCTTTCCAGCATCCTAATGGCAACTTCCTGCTGGCCACTTACCGATGTCAAGCCAACACCACCAGATTGGAGCTCAAGGTAAGTAGCGTATTATTGTGGTTCATTGTTCACAGAAACATATAGCTAGAGGCGGTCCTGGCTACTTTTGCGCTCTGGGCAAACCATCCATCACACGTCACGTTTATTTGTGTTGTAGGTGAGGTCCATCGAAGGGCAATACGGCACCTTGCAGGCTTACGTCACCCACAGACTGCAGCCCAAGACGTGTCAGGTTCGCCAATATCGCATCAAACCTCTTTCGCTTCACCAGCGCACACACAGCATCGACCAGGACAGGTGACTTTCCACCCTAcacctttttattattaaatcgATATGACCTAACCTTATGATCTAATTTGTTCTGCGTTGGGGGCTCAGGCCAATGAACAGGCTGAGTCTGGTGGGGCAGTTCAGTTTTGCAGAAATCCACTCCTGGGTGGTCTTCTGTCTACCGGAGGTACCAGAGAAGACACCGGCGGGAGAGAGCATCACCTTCTACTTCCTTAACACCTTCCTTGGCACGCAGTTGCACGCCACCTACAGGTCAGCAACAGTGCACTAACACAAACAGagatattttgaaatgcatgACTTCAAATGCACTCGTGGGTTATTAATGGCCACTCATAAAAAGCAACTGGCattttgagcatttttttcttgattccAATTGACATCACAACTTGTTTGCAAGGTAGCATGTTAGCAGTAGCTAAGTATTCCAATGATGTTGCactggtgtttttttccccgcccCAGCAAAGGAGAGGGTCACTTCAAGTCAGATAACATCTCCACCATCTCCATCCTGAGCGATGTCCTCTCCAAAGAGGCCACCAAACGCAAAATCAACTTGAACATTTCCTACGGTGGGCTGCTGCGGGAGAATTATTCTTCGGCAGTCAGGTACTGCATGGTTAAGCACTTGTAAAAGATTGGAACCGCTGGTTTACCTCCGCAGATATCAACGCCGATTCTGTGAGCCACACGCTCAAGATGATTCACCCTAAACTGGAGTACCAGCTGGTGTTGGCAAGAAAAGTTCAGCTCATTGATGCACTGAAAGTATGTCCGAGCAAAGTCCATGGTTGGAACAAAAACCCGTTTTTCGCAAGTGTATTTCTTCTAGGAAAAATGTATGGATTTAGAAGGTCCTGAACATGACACTCCAAAGTTTGCCCACTTGAGCCCCAATCAGAAGTCAGTATCGGAGATAAATAATgctaaattgtatttttcaccCGGTTTGATGTTCAGGAGCTGCAGCTTCACGAGGGCAATGCTGACTTCCTGATCTCAGAATACCGCAGCATCCTGGACCAGTCAGACATTCTGCTGGAGGAGTACAAGAGGCAGCCGGCGC
This window contains:
- the bbs7 gene encoding Bardet-Biedl syndrome 7 protein; this encodes MEINLNRVDYIQVGVTAQKTMRLLPALGKKATQKVAVADQDGVLTCFGMKKCDAVPVFKTLPGQKICRMDLGGAVGTPQEKIFVCSGSQVRGFTKKGKQFLTFDANLTESINAMQVSGADLFLCASYIYNHYCDCKDQDYFLSGDKINDIICLSSENLARTIPVLACQDRVLRVLQGSELAYEVEVPGQPSVLECYNKDGGDAILYGTTDGKIGSVHIGEGSATTKWEIDNDKKKGGILCLDTYDITGDGVRDLLVGRDDGMVAVYGFDSTNEPTQRFEHALSESVTSIQGGCVGKESYDEILTATYTGWVTGLTTEPQKVELGAGDEVRISKEVQAKVEALRAELEQLQVKVQVGREQYQQTSLSKTAVSVVPTFSINDKFTLCQDDASYSLTLEVQTAIDNLLLQSDVPIDLLDVDNNSAVVSFSECDSEHPNGNFLLATYRCQANTTRLELKVRSIEGQYGTLQAYVTHRLQPKTCQVRQYRIKPLSLHQRTHSIDQDRPMNRLSLVGQFSFAEIHSWVVFCLPEVPEKTPAGESITFYFLNTFLGTQLHATYSKGEGHFKSDNISTISILSDVLSKEATKRKINLNISYDINADSVSHTLKMIHPKLEYQLVLARKVQLIDALKELQLHEGNADFLISEYRSILDQSDILLEEYKRQPAHLERLYGMITDLFIDKFKFKGQNVKAKVSSLLEILDSYDLNSLLDFFNEA